One segment of Ziziphus jujuba cultivar Dongzao chromosome 12, ASM3175591v1 DNA contains the following:
- the LOC107428209 gene encoding uncharacterized protein LOC107428209 has translation MLSVSSSSSSSWQALSRLGALSVPSHSHHRSSVPSPATHSQPLFHCSLTGFRDISPTTSPAKSNAVSFTSTDTTKINDQKNGVQGNRGEEGEEEEEEEEEEGKGISRIRVPRQKYITISKAELLDGIVSNMFDSDADDTKHFLLLSSCLDSILHAERKRILEEMRADYFVSHRTENGQRKHEGRRIQMGKLWSFSQRLDIFSMNWVLGAFAIGTLLASVTYHAFFLSFHSVAVATRFQRAFMQLLYDAQFEELSARDLMLTSALNSDYLLTLPTYIDWKKASESNAIIFRLLTEAFDDAGKTQEAQEWTKRLKLWLKDYLLFEQSFQYDERTSDGPLGVDQLSDRDLPIWLAAQRAVFRYEVFLSPVGPRGRLLRKLLTWIGLIPPTPGTPFDVDSDAIASEPNTRFVAVLFSLPSYFIVAVLNI, from the exons ATGTTAtcagtttcttcttcttcttcttcttcttggcaAGCTCTGAGCCGACTCGGCGCTCTCTCTGTGCCCTCACACAGTCACCACCGATCATCGGTGCCGTCGCCGGCGACACACTCCCAGCCTCTCTTCCATTGCTCTCTCACAGGCTTCCGAGACATTTCTCCGACTACTTCGCCGGCCAAATCCAACGCCGTTTCGTTCACAAGTACGGACACCACCAAAATAAATGATCAAAAGAATGGTGTTCAAGGAAACAGAGGCGAAGAAGGtgaagaggaagaggaggaagaagaagaagaaggaaaagggatTTCTAGAATACGAGTTCCCAGACAGAAATACATCACCATTTCCAAAGCCGAGCTCTTAGACGGCATCGTTTCGAACATGTTCGACTCTGACGCTGATGATACCAAGCACTTTCTTCTCCTTTCCTC TTGCTTGGATTCCATACTCCATGCTGAGCGCAAGAGAATTTTGGAAGAAATGCGTGCTGATTATTTCGTTTCTCATCGCACTGAGAATGGGCAAAGGAAACATGAAGGTCGCCGAATCCAAATGGGAAAGTTGTGG AGTTTTTCACAGCGTTTAGATATATTTTCAATGAATTGGGTTCTTGGAGCTTTTGCGATAGGG acaCTTTTGGCGAGTGTTACTTACCatgctttctttctctcttttcacaGTGTTGCTGTTGCCactcgttttcaacgtgctttCATGCAACTACTTTATGATGCTCAGTTTGAAGAATTATCAGCCAGGGATTTGATGCTGACATCTGCACTGAACTCAGATTATCTCCTCACTTTGCCTACATATATTGATTGGAAGAAAGCATCAGAATCCAATGCAATAATATTCAG GTTGTTAACTGAG GCTTTCGATGATGCTGGGAAAACACAAGAAGCGCAAGAGTGGACTAAGAGGTTGAAGCTCTGGCTAAAGGATTATCTTCTTTTTGAGCAGTCATTTCAATATGATGAAAGGACTTCTGATGGTCCACTAGGAGTAGACCAACTATCAGATAGGGATCTTCCTATTTGGCTGGCAGCACAAAGGGCAGTGTTTCGTTATGAAGTATTTTTGTCACCAGTTGGTCCACGGGGAAGGCTCTTAAGGAAGTTGCTTACTTGGATTGGACTTATTCCTCCTACTCCAGGAACACCATTTGACGTTGACAGTGATGCTATTGCTTCTGAACCTAATACAAGGTTTGTAGCAGTACTTTTTTCATTGCCTTCATATTTCATCGTGGCCGTTCTTAATATTTAA